A single region of the Lotus japonicus ecotype B-129 chromosome 4, LjGifu_v1.2 genome encodes:
- the LOC130715545 gene encoding probable calcium-binding protein CML15 yields MSMLQTDDQIKQLNDIFNRFDMDSDGSLTHLELAALLRALGIKPTGDELHGLLSNMDNNGNGYIEFDELVAAIMPDMNEDVLINQEQLLEVFRSFDRDGNGYITAAELAGSMAKMGHPLTYKELASMMAQADSNGDGVISFNEFATIMAKSAVDFFGVKVR; encoded by the coding sequence ATGTCAATGCTCCAAACCGATGATCAGATCAAGCAACTCAACGACATATTCAACCGCTTCGACATGGACTCCGACGGCAGCCTCACCCACCTGGAGCTCGCCGCGCTCCTCCGTGCCCTCGGCATCAAGCCCACTGGGGACGAGCTCCACGGCCTCCTTTCCAACATGGATAACAACGGCAACGGCTACATCGAGTTTGACGAGCTCGTCGCCGCCATCATGCCCGACATGAACGAGGATGTCCTCATCAACCAGGAGCAGCTCCTAGAGGTTTTTCGATCCTTCGACCGCGACGGTAATGGATACATTACCGCCGCGGAGCTTGCAGGATCGATGGCCAAGATGGGACACCCCCTCACGTACAAGGAGCTCGCTAGCATGATGGCACAGGCTGATAGCAATGGCGATGGGGTTATAAGCTTTAATGAGTTTGCCACCATCATGGCCAAATCTGCTGTTGATTTCTTCGGCGTTAAGGTGCGATAG